In Desulfovibrio sp. 86, the following proteins share a genomic window:
- a CDS encoding sigma 54-interacting transcriptional regulator produces MVIPSPVPPGYTPPAGFFTATTTEMVKNTAIVWQEALLAASRTLPLQKDIPSLLRMLKHCCDSLMAFQRIHIVVAAPMQERARLFMLDESAGRSALSEEDLIPQKGQREFWSQTDVVCLDAEQLQRDFPAIANLDQYRNASGCLFVPVSTLGGSHCVMDFLKTDGSVFSPDSLVFFRVLAGVVTASVTSIINMESVRLETENLRRERDHFSILVDVTNTAIGTLEMNDMVEVVASEIRRFFGIRDFALLLREADDMFSFHCARPPLSKTAPTAPAGTFPLPGSLFNRCNDINEPLLVRQGDIAKLSRKDPASDFILGNGNQAAGLFPLYFGQYCLGAMLLAHSHPDVFTHESVSLLGQIASRVAIAVRNALDYATVTVQKNYLVQENLYLSEQILHQSDPGVIIGQSPAIMRVLQQVDMVAASDSTVLLLGETGTGKELFAQAVHNRSPRKSKRMVKMNCAAVPAGLLESELFGHEKGAFTGAATQRKGRFELAHGSTLMLDEVGDIPLELQPKLLRVLQSREIERLGGHKVIPVDVRLVAATNRNLQEMVLDGTFRDDLFYRLNVFPIAIPPLRERREDIPLLAKHFTQQMARQMKKNITNIPSAALRWLCDQPWPGNVRELANVIERAVILSSGPNLNICPLEVPAPVAAHFQRRHEASAQVASAHPIHPAHTDTHHQPGETSSERDRIVAAILACNGVMAGSRGVAAMLGLKRTTLLSRMQRMGIDIKDVLETRG; encoded by the coding sequence GTGGTTATCCCTTCCCCCGTCCCCCCCGGATACACACCTCCAGCAGGGTTCTTTACAGCCACCACCACTGAAATGGTAAAAAACACAGCCATTGTCTGGCAGGAAGCCCTGCTCGCCGCCAGCCGCACACTGCCCCTGCAAAAAGACATTCCCAGCCTTTTGCGCATGCTGAAACACTGCTGTGATTCGCTCATGGCCTTTCAGCGCATCCACATCGTCGTTGCAGCACCCATGCAGGAAAGAGCGCGGCTCTTTATGCTTGATGAAAGCGCTGGCCGCTCTGCCCTTTCAGAAGAAGACCTGATTCCCCAAAAGGGCCAGCGAGAATTCTGGAGCCAGACCGATGTGGTCTGCCTTGATGCGGAGCAGTTGCAGCGCGATTTTCCCGCCATTGCAAATCTTGACCAGTACCGTAATGCCAGCGGCTGTCTTTTTGTGCCCGTTTCCACACTGGGCGGCAGCCATTGCGTCATGGATTTTCTCAAAACGGACGGCAGCGTTTTCAGCCCTGATTCGCTTGTTTTTTTCCGGGTGCTGGCCGGGGTGGTCACGGCTTCTGTAACGTCCATTATCAACATGGAAAGCGTGCGTCTGGAAACAGAAAACTTGCGCCGCGAGCGGGACCACTTCAGCATTCTTGTGGACGTGACCAACACAGCCATCGGCACACTTGAAATGAATGACATGGTGGAAGTGGTCGCCAGCGAGATACGGCGATTTTTTGGCATACGCGACTTTGCCCTGCTGCTGCGCGAAGCCGACGACATGTTTTCCTTCCACTGCGCACGGCCGCCGTTGTCGAAGACTGCCCCCACAGCGCCCGCAGGAACGTTTCCGCTGCCGGGAAGCCTGTTCAACCGCTGTAACGACATCAACGAACCCCTGTTGGTGCGGCAGGGCGACATCGCAAAACTTTCACGCAAAGACCCGGCCTCGGACTTCATTCTTGGCAACGGCAACCAGGCGGCGGGACTTTTTCCCCTGTATTTTGGCCAGTACTGCCTAGGGGCCATGCTGTTGGCGCACAGCCACCCCGATGTTTTTACCCACGAATCGGTCAGCCTGCTGGGCCAGATAGCCTCGCGCGTGGCCATTGCCGTGCGCAACGCCCTCGACTATGCCACGGTTACTGTTCAAAAAAACTATCTTGTCCAAGAAAACCTGTATCTTTCAGAGCAGATACTGCACCAGTCGGATCCTGGCGTCATCATTGGGCAAAGCCCTGCCATCATGCGCGTGTTGCAACAGGTGGATATGGTGGCCGCCAGCGACAGCACCGTGCTGCTGCTGGGTGAAACCGGTACGGGCAAGGAACTTTTCGCCCAGGCTGTTCACAATCGCAGCCCGCGCAAATCCAAACGCATGGTCAAGATGAACTGCGCTGCGGTTCCTGCCGGTCTTTTAGAAAGTGAGCTTTTTGGGCACGAAAAAGGCGCTTTTACTGGTGCGGCCACGCAACGCAAGGGACGCTTTGAACTGGCCCACGGCAGCACTCTGATGCTGGATGAAGTGGGGGATATTCCGCTGGAATTGCAGCCCAAATTGCTGCGAGTGCTGCAATCGCGCGAAATTGAGCGCCTTGGCGGCCATAAGGTCATACCCGTGGATGTGCGCCTGGTGGCGGCCACCAACAGAAACCTTCAGGAGATGGTGCTCGACGGCACCTTCAGGGACGACCTGTTCTATCGCCTTAATGTTTTTCCCATCGCCATTCCGCCGCTGCGCGAGCGTCGCGAGGACATTCCCCTGCTGGCCAAGCACTTTACCCAGCAGATGGCGCGTCAAATGAAAAAGAATATCACAAATATTCCCTCAGCCGCTCTGCGCTGGCTTTGCGACCAGCCGTGGCCCGGCAACGTGCGCGAACTGGCCAATGTTATCGAGCGCGCCGTGATTCTTTCCAGTGGCCCCAACCTGAATATCTGCCCGCTGGAAGTTCCCGCCCCTGTTGCAGCGCATTTTCAGCGCAGACACGAGGCTTCTGCTCAGGTTGCGTCCGCGCATCCCATCCACCCTGCCCATACGGATACCCACCACCAACCTGGCGAGACCAGCAGCGAACGCGACCGTATTGTGGCCGCCATTCTGGCCTGCAACGGCGTCATGGCTGGTTCGCGAGGGGTAGCGGCCATGCTTGGCCTCAAACGCACAACCCTGCTCTCGCGCATGCAACGCATGGGCATTGATATCAAGGATGTGCTGGAAACACGCGGGTAA
- a CDS encoding molybdopterin molybdotransferase MoeA, producing the protein MNRTQQLFTAGGHAQLAAFQPERESLPLEEALELLLRHAPTVTASEEVPLFDADGRICFAHVRATLPQPPYDRVQVDGYALRSADIAGASPERPVILLVTQHLYAGDAPGLPLEPGQAARVTTGAVLPQGADCVVWQEDTLADSQTVVISRSLAALRNCRMRGQDMEGGSLLAASGDVLHSGTLSLLAGQGHAHVRVFCRPRVSLLATGSELVLPGAPLPQGGIYNISSTLLGLRLRKMGARIVRMATRGDNRMELQAYLAEMLAGSDLVITTGGASVGPRDLVPAIAAELAAQQGGSLLFQGLRLKPGSMTLGAALPQTLLLGLSGNPVAAAATFGLLAVPVLKKISGATRFAPVRQKAVARNDFGSFRKDERRIVLARLEGKDVYFARDARRMGQPALCDDCNCFVDIPAGSNPVRKGMEVDIILP; encoded by the coding sequence ATGAACCGCACCCAGCAACTCTTTACGGCGGGTGGGCATGCCCAACTTGCCGCCTTTCAGCCAGAGCGGGAAAGTTTGCCGCTGGAAGAAGCCCTTGAGCTGCTTTTGCGGCACGCGCCCACAGTAACCGCGTCGGAAGAAGTACCCCTTTTTGATGCCGATGGCCGCATATGTTTTGCCCATGTGCGCGCCACGTTACCCCAGCCTCCTTACGACCGGGTTCAGGTGGATGGCTATGCCCTGCGCAGTGCCGACATTGCCGGCGCCTCGCCAGAACGCCCCGTTATCCTGCTGGTTACCCAGCATCTTTATGCCGGGGACGCGCCGGGGCTCCCCCTTGAACCCGGTCAGGCGGCACGGGTCACCACCGGGGCCGTGCTGCCGCAGGGTGCAGACTGCGTTGTATGGCAGGAGGACACCCTGGCCGACAGCCAGACCGTGGTTATTTCACGCAGCCTGGCCGCCCTGCGCAACTGCCGCATGCGCGGGCAGGACATGGAAGGCGGCAGCCTGCTTGCCGCGAGCGGCGATGTGCTGCACAGCGGTACGCTCAGCCTGCTGGCGGGTCAGGGGCATGCCCATGTGCGCGTTTTTTGCCGTCCCAGGGTCAGCCTGCTGGCAACGGGCAGCGAACTTGTTCTGCCCGGCGCGCCGCTGCCGCAGGGCGGCATTTACAACATCAGCAGCACCCTGCTGGGTCTGCGCCTGCGCAAAATGGGCGCGCGCATCGTGCGCATGGCGACAAGGGGCGACAACCGGATGGAATTGCAGGCATACCTGGCAGAAATGCTGGCCGGGAGCGATCTTGTTATCACCACCGGCGGTGCTTCGGTGGGGCCAAGAGATCTTGTGCCCGCCATAGCCGCAGAGCTTGCGGCGCAACAGGGCGGCAGCCTGCTGTTTCAGGGTTTGCGCCTCAAGCCTGGCTCCATGACGCTAGGCGCAGCCCTGCCGCAAACACTGCTGCTGGGGCTTTCGGGCAATCCTGTGGCGGCAGCCGCCACCTTTGGCTTGCTGGCTGTTCCGGTGCTGAAAAAAATCAGCGGCGCGACACGCTTTGCTCCGGTGCGGCAAAAGGCCGTGGCCCGCAACGACTTTGGCTCGTTCCGCAAAGACGAACGGCGCATCGTGCTGGCGCGCCTTGAGGGCAAGGACGTGTATTTTGCCAGAGACGCCCGGCGCATGGGGCAACCGGCCCTGTGCGACGACTGCAACTGCTTTGTGGATATTCCCGCCGGCAGCAACCCGGTGCGCAAAGGCATGGAGGTAGACATCATTTTGCCCTGA